The proteins below come from a single Streptomyces tubercidicus genomic window:
- a CDS encoding secondary thiamine-phosphate synthase enzyme YjbQ, which yields MSTAFTTRTLDITTGTTETVADLTADCAAFLRETAEGRDGLLNIFVPHATAGIAVLETGAGSDEDLLAALRDLLPADNRWHHRHGTPGHGRDHVLPALVPPHATLPVVAGHMALGTWQSVCLVDTNTSNTDRRVRLSFLG from the coding sequence ATGAGCACCGCATTCACCACTCGCACCCTGGACATCACCACCGGCACCACGGAAACCGTCGCCGACCTCACCGCCGACTGCGCCGCCTTCCTCCGCGAAACAGCTGAGGGCCGCGACGGCCTGCTGAATATTTTCGTGCCGCACGCAACGGCCGGCATTGCCGTATTGGAAACCGGCGCAGGCAGCGACGAAGACCTCCTGGCCGCCTTGCGCGACCTCCTCCCCGCCGACAACCGCTGGCACCACCGCCACGGCACCCCCGGCCACGGCCGCGACCACGTCCTCCCCGCCCTGGTCCCACCCCACGCCACCCTCCCCGTCGTAGCGGGTCACATGGCTCTGGGCACCTGGCAGTCGGTCTGCCTGGTCGACACGAACACGAGCAACACGGACCGTCGGGTCCGGTTGAGCTTCCTGGGGTGA
- a CDS encoding putative leader peptide, producing the protein MSSSALLTTRGHIDLLRVASAACRRGGRC; encoded by the coding sequence ATGTCTTCATCAGCCCTGCTCACCACGCGCGGTCATATCGACCTGCTGCGGGTGGCTTCTGCCGCGTGTCGCCGCGGCGGCCGTTGCTGA